The genome window CGACCTGCTGCCGGTTGAAGGAGGAACGCTGATGCGCAAGGTGTTCGACGAGACCAAGATCAACCATATGGTGCTTGCCAACCGTTTGGTCCGCTCCGCCACCTGGGAGGGGATGTGTGGGGAGGACGGCCGTCCCACGGAGAAGTTGGCGGGTTACTATGCCTCCCTCGCCCGGGGTGGGGTGGGGCTCCTCATCACCGGCTACGCGTTCGTTCGTCCTGACGGAAAACAACTGCCCGGGCAGATGGGTGCCCATGAGGATTCCTTCGCCGCCGCCGCGCGGCAGGTAACCGGCGCCGTCCACCGGGAGGGGGGAAAAATCTGCCTCCAACTGGTTCACTGCGGGGGGCAGACGTCGTCCCGGGCCGCCGGCTGCCAGCCGGTGGCTCCCTCGGCGATCAAGGCGGAGCAGTACCCGGAACTGCCGCGGGAACTACCCACAGCCGAAGTGGCCGAGGTGGCGGGCCTGTTCGCCGCCGGCGCCCGCCGCGCTCGCGAGTGGGGCTTTGACGCGGTCCAGCTCCACGCCGCCCACGGCTACCTGATCAACCAGTTCCTCTCTCCCCTCACCAACCATCGGACCGACCACTACGGCGGCAACCTGGAAAGTCGCGCCCTGTTTCTCCTTGAGACCTGCCGCGCCGTTCGCAGGGCGGTGGGAAAAGAGTTTCCCGTCATGGTCAAGCTTAACGGTTCCGACAACCTGGCCGGCGGGTTCGACCTGGACGAGGCGGTTCAGGTTGCCCGGATGCTCGATGAAGAAGGCATCGACGCCATCGAGGCCTCGGGCGGCACCCCCGCCTCGGGGAACCGGACCGCAGTGCGCCAGGGGATCGAGACCCGGGAGCAGGAGGCGTACAATCTTCCCGCCGCGTATCGGATCAAGAGCGCCGTCTCCTGCCCGGTTATGGCGGTGGGTGGCTTCCGATCCTTTGAGCTGGTGGAAGGAGTCATCCGGCGAGAGGAAGCGGATTATGTGGCCCTTTCCCGCCCCCTCATCCGTGAGTCCAGTCTTCCCCTCCGCTGGCAGCAGGGCGACGAGAGCCGGGCCCGCTGCATCTCCTGCAATGGCTGCTTTAAACCGGGAATGAAGGAAGGGGGCATCTACTGCGTGGTGGACAGGGTGGAACGGGAAAGCCGGGAGTTTTCCCTCTGACCCATGACCAATATCGTCCTGCTCGTGGTCTGCTTCCTGGCGGGGATGATCCTCCGCCGCACCGGCCGCTTCCCCGACAGCACCCCCGCGGCCCTCAACGGCTTCATCATCCACGTGTCGCTGCCTGCGGTGGCGCTCCTGCACAT of Geobacter anodireducens contains these proteins:
- a CDS encoding NADH-dependent flavin oxidoreductase, whose product is MRKVFDETKINHMVLANRLVRSATWEGMCGEDGRPTEKLAGYYASLARGGVGLLITGYAFVRPDGKQLPGQMGAHEDSFAAAARQVTGAVHREGGKICLQLVHCGGQTSSRAAGCQPVAPSAIKAEQYPELPRELPTAEVAEVAGLFAAGARRAREWGFDAVQLHAAHGYLINQFLSPLTNHRTDHYGGNLESRALFLLETCRAVRRAVGKEFPVMVKLNGSDNLAGGFDLDEAVQVARMLDEEGIDAIEASGGTPASGNRTAVRQGIETREQEAYNLPAAYRIKSAVSCPVMAVGGFRSFELVEGVIRREEADYVALSRPLIRESSLPLRWQQGDESRARCISCNGCFKPGMKEGGIYCVVDRVERESREFSL